One genomic region from Salmonirosea aquatica encodes:
- a CDS encoding RraA family protein, translating to MSVDQYKKEVGLMNLENLIEEREGISGTTFPIPGKELLQRFEQLYTGAVNDVLREFCLLNQALPGHILPLREYRTVAGFAFTVKSASNALIRGEMEFRTQMLEEMHEDAFVVWDTTNDSKATLWGGVMTATAKGKKVKAACIDGGIRDTHQILEADFPLFYKYRISNGSLGRCLITHFQVTIQVGDVTIKPGDVVLGDIDGVLVVPREIAYDVLMRAEEIIANEKIIFGWVQDGQSIKEITEKGGYF from the coding sequence ATGAGTGTGGATCAGTATAAGAAAGAGGTCGGATTGATGAATCTGGAGAATTTGATCGAAGAGCGTGAAGGCATTTCCGGCACCACGTTCCCCATCCCCGGCAAAGAATTACTACAGCGTTTTGAACAGCTCTACACCGGAGCCGTCAATGATGTACTGCGTGAATTTTGTCTGCTGAATCAGGCATTGCCTGGTCATATTCTGCCGTTGCGCGAGTACAGGACCGTGGCTGGTTTTGCCTTTACCGTTAAAAGTGCGTCGAATGCCCTGATTCGGGGCGAAATGGAATTTCGCACCCAGATGCTCGAAGAAATGCACGAAGATGCGTTTGTAGTTTGGGACACTACCAATGACAGTAAAGCTACGCTCTGGGGTGGCGTAATGACGGCCACCGCCAAAGGCAAGAAAGTGAAAGCAGCATGCATTGACGGGGGCATCCGCGATACCCACCAGATTCTGGAGGCTGATTTTCCGTTGTTTTACAAGTATCGTATTTCGAACGGAAGTTTGGGTCGCTGCCTGATTACCCATTTTCAGGTCACGATTCAGGTGGGCGACGTAACCATTAAGCCTGGCGACGTTGTGTTGGGCGATATTGACGGTGTGCTGGTAGTTCCGCGTGAAATCGCATATGATGTATTGATGCGAGCCGAAGAAATTATCGCTAACGAAAAGATTATTTTCGGATGGGTTCAAGACGGGCAATCTATTAAAGAAATCACCGAAAAAGGCGGGTACTTCTGA